One segment of Bacillus horti DNA contains the following:
- a CDS encoding YaiI/YqxD family protein produces MKIYVDADACPVKKNIITIAKKEDVHVVLVYSYAHYSPSTATQVNVEHVMVDASEQSTDLYIVNHIKAGDVVITQDYGLAAMVLAKKSYAIHHTGFEYTQDNLDELMLRRYLSAKHRRGGGRVKGPRAFSNEDQQRFENMLLTVIKR; encoded by the coding sequence GTGAAGATCTACGTAGATGCTGACGCATGTCCTGTGAAAAAAAACATCATTACAATCGCTAAAAAGGAAGATGTACACGTTGTGTTAGTCTACAGCTATGCCCACTATAGTCCCTCTACTGCTACACAAGTAAATGTTGAGCATGTTATGGTAGATGCTTCCGAGCAGTCTACAGATCTTTATATTGTTAATCATATTAAAGCTGGGGACGTAGTTATCACACAAGACTATGGATTAGCAGCAATGGTATTAGCTAAAAAGAGCTACGCTATTCATCACACTGGCTTTGAATACACTCAGGACAATCTTGATGAGCTTATGTTGAGAAGGTATCTTTCAGCGAAGCATAGACGTGGAGGAGGAAGAGTAAAAGGACCTAGGGCATTCTCTAATGAAGATCAGCAGCGATTTGAAAACATGCTTCTTACAGTTATTAAACGCTAA